DNA sequence from the Halococcus salsus genome:
CACAATATCTTGGGGAACGGCGACGGCGAGGTCCTCGAGGACGAGGAGAACAAGGCCGGAAAGCTCGACAGCAAGGGCGGCGTGCTCGACGGGATCCTCGACGAGGACTTCCACAACCGCGTCCGGATCGACTACACGCCCGCGCTCGCCGACTGGAAAACCGCCTGGGACGACATCCGGTTCCGTGGCTTCCTGGACACACAGATGAAACTCCAGTTCACCTGGGAGGGCTCCGATTCGGCGCTCGCCGCCCCGCTCGTGCTCGACCTCGCACGGCTGGTGGCCTACGCCGATAGGCAGGGTGAGGGGGGGCTCCAGCCCCACCTCGCCTCGTTCTTCAAGGCCCCGCTCGGCGTCGACGAACACCGTCTGGCCGCACAGTTCGACATGCTCGCCGACTACGTGGCGCGCCACACTGCCGAAACTGACGGCGGCGCGGACGCGGAGGGGGGCGTATGACCGACACGGGTCGAGCGGTGGTGCTCGACGTGATCGGGCTCGAACGCGAGCACGTCGACGCGGGGCTCGCACCGAACATCGCCGAGCTGGTTCCCGAGCCCGCGCGTGCGGACCTCGAGATGCCCTTCCCGGCGGTGACCCTGCCAGCCCAGTCGACCCTCGCCACCGGCCGATCTCCGAAAAATCACGGCGACGTCGCGAACGGCGAGTACGACCGCGACACCGACTCGGTGGCGCTCTGGGAACGCGACCGCGAGGGTCGGAACCGGCTCTGGGAGATGGCGAGCGAAGCCGGACTCACCACGGGCGTGTTCTGCTTCCAGCACCTCATCGGGACGAGTGCCGACGTGGCGCTCACGCCGTCGCCGATCGAGGACGAGGACAACAACATCCTCGAGATGAACTGCTGGACGAACCCTGACGGCTTCTACGACGAACTCGAAGCCGAGTACGGCCACTTCCCCCTTCACACCTACTGGGGACCCGGTGCGAACGAGACCTCCTCCGAGTGGATCCTGAACGCCGCCCGTGAGTCGGTCGAACGCTACGACCCCGACCTGCTCTGGGTCTACATCCCCCACCTCGACTACGCCGGCCTCGCCCACGGCCCGAGCAGCGACGAACTGGCGGACGCCATCGGGGTGGTCGACGACCTCGTGGGAGGGTTCCTCGACTCGCTCCGTGGCGACGACCGCTGGGACGAGACCGCGGTCCACGTCGCGAGCGAGTACGGCTTCCACGACGTCGACACCCCGATCTATCCGAACCGTGCGCTCCGCGAGGCAGGGCTTCTAGAAGTCCAAGACGACGGCGAGGGCGGCGAGGAAGTCGACTTGGAGGGATCGAACGCGTTCGCGATGGTCGATCACCAGGTCACACACGTCTACGCCGACGAGGGCGCGGTCGACGACGCCCGTGAGGCCCTCTCGGACCTGGATGGCGTCGAGCACGTGCTCGGCGAGAGTGGTAAAGAGGAGTGGGGCGTCGCCCATCCCAACGCGGGGGATCTCGTGCTCGTCGCCGAACCCTCGGCGTGGTTCCAGTACTACTGGTGGCACGAGGACGAGGACGCGCCGTTCTACGCCCGCGACATGGACATCCACGCGAAACCGGGCTTCGATCCCGTCGAACTCTTCTTCGGCGACGAGGGACTGGTCTCGCTCGACGCCACGAAGGTCGGCGGGTCACACGGCCGCGGGGACGTCGACGGATTCTACGGGATCGGTGGTCCGGCGGCCGACGCGTCGATCCCGGACACCGTCGACGCGCGGGCCGTCACGCCCACGCTTGCCGACCGTCTCGGGGTCGACGTCGAGATGGACTTCGAGCGCGACCCGCTCTGAGCCGGTTTCGATGGGTTACTCGACGGTGTTTGTGAGGGTTCCGACGCCCTCGTAGGTGATCGCGATCTCGTCGCCGGGTTCGATGAGGCCGGGATTCGCCGGGCTGCCGAAGGCTATCACGTCGCCCGGTGCGAAGGTGAACCGCTCCGAGAGGAACGAGACCACCTCGTGGGGGTCGAACAACATCTGCTCCGTCGTGGCCTCCTGGCGCACCTCGTCGTTGATCACGGTCTCCATCTCGATTTCTGAAGGGTCCACATCGGTCTCGATCCACGGGCCGAGCGGCGCGGAGCCGTCGAAGGCCTTCCGCGCGGTGCGGCCGTCCTGGTCGAGCGCGTCGAGGTCGTTCATGACCGTGTAGCCGCGCACCACGTCCGTGACCTCCTCGGGCGTGAGGTTGGTACACGGCTCGTCGATGACGGCCGCGAGTTCGCCCGCGTAGGTGAGTTCGTCCGTGAATTCGGGGTACTCGATCGGACGGTCGGGCGGATGGCGCGAGACGGGCGGTTTGATGAAGAAGTCCGGTCGGTCGGGTTTGTCGTAGCCCATCTGGTCGATCGTGGCCGCGAAGTTCCGGCCCACACAGAAGAAGGCGGACGGCTCGCAGGGGGCGAGGAGTTCGACGTCGGGCGCGTCGAGTGGGTAGCTCGTGCCGTTCGCCATCACTGCGCCGCCGTCGTGTTCGCCGGCGACGACCCCGTCGGTCGTCCGAGCGCGTGCGAGTCGCATAACGGACTCCCCTCACGAGGCGAACATAGCGCTTTCCCTCGCTCGATCCGCGGCTGGGTTCGGAACGGATCAGGCCGGTGCGGGGTCGACGAGGGCGGGCGAATCGTTCGCGGGGTTGTTGACCGCCGTCGAGACGGGGTAGGCGTCCATCGCGCCCTCGTAGGGGTGGAGCACGTCGGTGCCGCCCTCCGCGAGCCACCGCTCCTCGTCCGCCGGGTCGAGCACGACCGCCATCCGGTGATGAAGGTCGCTCACGACCTCGTTCGGCTCGGTGGTGACGATGGTGAACGTCTCGACGGTGTCGGTCTCGCGGCTCGGCTCGTCGTCACCGCCGAACTCCGCGAGCCCGGTCTGTTTCTGCGGGGGCTGCCAGCGCTCGTAGAGGCCCGCCATCGCGAACGGGGCGTCGTCCTCGAGCCGCACGCGGTAGGGCCGTTTGCCGTCGTCGGTTTCCGTCCACTCGTAGAAGCCGTCGGCGAGCACGAGACATCGCCGGGACTTGTAGGCACCACGAAAACTCCGTTTCTCGTCGATCGTCTCGGCCCGGGCGTTGATGAGGCGATTCCCGATCGACTCGTCGTCGGCCCAGCTCGGCACGAGCCCCCAGCGGAACTCCTGGATGGCCTCGGGCGCGTCGTTCGTGACCACGGGCAGGTGCTGGCCGGGTGCGGCGTTGTATCGGGGCTCGGGCGAGCGCTCGAATCGCGCGCCGAAGCGGTCTTCGAGGTCCTCGGGCGGCGTGAAGAGGGTGTAGCGTCCGCACATGGGAGAGAGTGGGTTGCGACGGGAATAACCCCGTCGGCCGTGCCTCTCGGCGATGCAGTAGCGGTCGGTGGTGAGCGTACTACGATCGAAGCTCGAGACGAACGAAGTACGCACCACGAACGCCCGACTGTTTAAATCGGATCGGGACGAAAAAGCGGATATGAGTCTGATCGCCGATGATTTCGCCGAGTTCGTTCCGGACGGGGACGATGACGACGACCGTCCGCTCGGCGACGCCCTCGCGTCCCTCGCGATAGATATCGACCTCGATTCGGTCGAGGTGGTCCGGGACCTCCGCGAGCGACCGTGAACTGTTTCGTCGATACGAACGTCCTCGTTGCCGTCGTGACCGCCGAGGACGGGCGTGCCGAGACCGCAGTCGCGGTGCTGAACGAACACGAAACCTGCACGTCCGTCCTGAACCTCATGGAACTCCGAAGCGTCCTCTCGAAGAAGAAACGCTTCGAGCGCGACCGTATCGAGGCGATCGAAGACCGGATCGTCGACCACGCTACGATCTCGGTTCTCGACGCATCCGACGTCCTCGCTGCAAACCGCCTCCAGCGCGAGACGTATCTCTACCCGATGGATGCACTGATACTCGCTGCAGCCGAGGCCGCCGATGCAACGCTCGTCTCGTTCGATGCGGAGCTGCGGGAACACGGGGCGAAATCACCGGAGACGGTACTGTAACTGGCGGGGACGACGGTGGTCGGGTGACGAACGGATTCACTGATCTCGTCATGGCGACGACCGGGATGGTTCGCTCCCGTCCGTCGTCGGCCAAAGTATAAAGCTCTGAACGCCGTATTTCGGCCCGTCAGTCGCTATGTCCAACGACCCCTCCTTTTCGATCCCTCGTCGTCCGGAACGGCGCTACTCGCGCCACGCGGGGCTCGAATACGAGGGTACCACGGTCTTCTCGCTGTCGCCCGCCGTCGACCACACCGACGACGACCTCGACGGCCTTCTCAGAGGAGTGTTCGACGACGGGCCCTACACCTACGGCGACTGGTTCGACCTCCCGATGGCGCTCTACCTCGTCCACGACACCGAGACGGGCGACGTCTTCCGGGTGTCGGTCCGCGACGGCCGGGTCGAGTTCCACGTCCTCCCCGAGACCGACCCGGCGGGGCTCCGGAACCTCTATCACCGGCTGTGCGAGCGGACGGACCACCGCTGGACCGTCGAGCGCCACGTCGAGGGCTGACCGGACCCACAATCGACTTATTCACCCCCAGGTATGGATGGGTATGACTGTCTCACGCGAGGTCGAGCTCTCGGGGCACATCATCGACTCGGGGATGATGCAGTCCTGTTTCGTCGCGATCATGGATCTCGGTGGATCCTTCGAGGTCGAGGAGTTCCGTGTGGGCCGCACCGAAGTCGAGTCGTCCTACGCCCGGCTGACGGTGCTCGCCGACACGGAGGAGGACCTCCGGTCGATCGTCCACGAACTCCACCAGAACGGCGCGAACCCCTCCCATCCCGTCGACGCGAGCCTCGACCCCGCGCCCGACGACCAGGTCGTCCCCCCCGACTTCTACTCCACCACCAACCACCCGACCGACATCCGCCACGAGGGCGAGTGGGTCACGGTCGAGCGCATCGAGATGGACTGTGCGGTGGTGGTGGAGAACGAGTCGCGGAGCGACTCGACGGCGAGCGGGGAGCGAAGCGAGCCGCGAGCGGCGGACGATTCGGACGGCGTTCGGGCGTACACGAAGGTCCTGAACGCCATCGAGGAGGGAGATCGAGTCGTGACCGGTGAAACCGGTATCAGGGTCCGGCCACCCGAACGACCGCGGGGCAGGGAGGGCGCGTTCGGCTTCATGCAGGGCGGGGTCTCCTCCGAGCGCCCCTCGAAGTCAACCATCAGCAAAGTCGCCGACGCCATCGCCGAGACCAAGCGCGAGGGCGGCTCCGTGCTCGCGGTCTGTGGCCCCGCCCTCATCCACTCCGGAGCTAGAGAAGCGCTCGCACGGCTGGTTCGCGAGGGGTACGTCGACATGCTCTCGGCGGGCAACGGCTTCGCGGTCCACGACCTCGAACGCGACGTCTACGGCACCTCGCTCGGGATGGACACCGAGACCCTCGACCACCCCCGGAAAGGCCACAAACACCACATCTACACCATCAGCCAGGTCATTCGTGCGGGCTCGATCGGTGACGCGGTCGAACAGGGACTGGTCGAATCCGGCGTGATGTACGAGTGCGTGACCAACGACCGGCCGTTCGTGCTCGCGGGCTCGATCCGGGACGACGGCCCGCTTCCCGACACCATGACCGACGCGGTCGAAGCCCAGAACGCGATCCGCGAGCAGGCCCACGAGGCCGACATGGTGTTGATGCTCTCGACCCTGCTCCACTCCGTCGCGGTCGGCAACTGTCTGCCCTCCTCGACCCGGGTGATCTGCGTCGACATCAACCCCGCCACCGTGACCCAGCTCCTCGACCGTGGCTCCGCGCAGGCCGTCGGGATGGTCACCGATGTGGGGACGTTCGTGCCGATCCTCGCCGAACAGCTGCTCGACGAATAGCCCGAATCCGACCCGACGTCGGTTCGCCGGCGTGCGAAAATCCTCGCCGGATAAGATGACGTATGAATTATAATTCTTGCTTAGATGTTACAACGTACAAACACATAAGTCGCTCTCGCCCGAACGGAACACAACGACATGGTTGACGGAACCCAGCTCGCCGAAAGCAAGGCGATCCATCG
Encoded proteins:
- a CDS encoding alkaline phosphatase family protein; translation: MTDTGRAVVLDVIGLEREHVDAGLAPNIAELVPEPARADLEMPFPAVTLPAQSTLATGRSPKNHGDVANGEYDRDTDSVALWERDREGRNRLWEMASEAGLTTGVFCFQHLIGTSADVALTPSPIEDEDNNILEMNCWTNPDGFYDELEAEYGHFPLHTYWGPGANETSSEWILNAARESVERYDPDLLWVYIPHLDYAGLAHGPSSDELADAIGVVDDLVGGFLDSLRGDDRWDETAVHVASEYGFHDVDTPIYPNRALREAGLLEVQDDGEGGEEVDLEGSNAFAMVDHQVTHVYADEGAVDDAREALSDLDGVEHVLGESGKEEWGVAHPNAGDLVLVAEPSAWFQYYWWHEDEDAPFYARDMDIHAKPGFDPVELFFGDEGLVSLDATKVGGSHGRGDVDGFYGIGGPAADASIPDTVDARAVTPTLADRLGVDVEMDFERDPL
- a CDS encoding fumarylacetoacetate hydrolase family protein, with the translated sequence MRLARARTTDGVVAGEHDGGAVMANGTSYPLDAPDVELLAPCEPSAFFCVGRNFAATIDQMGYDKPDRPDFFIKPPVSRHPPDRPIEYPEFTDELTYAGELAAVIDEPCTNLTPEEVTDVVRGYTVMNDLDALDQDGRTARKAFDGSAPLGPWIETDVDPSEIEMETVINDEVRQEATTEQMLFDPHEVVSFLSERFTFAPGDVIAFGSPANPGLIEPGDEIAITYEGVGTLTNTVE
- a CDS encoding SOS response-associated peptidase, with amino-acid sequence MCGRYTLFTPPEDLEDRFGARFERSPEPRYNAAPGQHLPVVTNDAPEAIQEFRWGLVPSWADDESIGNRLINARAETIDEKRSFRGAYKSRRCLVLADGFYEWTETDDGKRPYRVRLEDDAPFAMAGLYERWQPPQKQTGLAEFGGDDEPSRETDTVETFTIVTTEPNEVVSDLHHRMAVVLDPADEERWLAEGGTDVLHPYEGAMDAYPVSTAVNNPANDSPALVDPAPA
- a CDS encoding PIN domain-containing protein gives rise to the protein MNCFVDTNVLVAVVTAEDGRAETAVAVLNEHETCTSVLNLMELRSVLSKKKRFERDRIEAIEDRIVDHATISVLDASDVLAANRLQRETYLYPMDALILAAAEAADATLVSFDAELREHGAKSPETVL
- a CDS encoding TIGR00300 family protein, with protein sequence MTVSREVELSGHIIDSGMMQSCFVAIMDLGGSFEVEEFRVGRTEVESSYARLTVLADTEEDLRSIVHELHQNGANPSHPVDASLDPAPDDQVVPPDFYSTTNHPTDIRHEGEWVTVERIEMDCAVVVENESRSDSTASGERSEPRAADDSDGVRAYTKVLNAIEEGDRVVTGETGIRVRPPERPRGREGAFGFMQGGVSSERPSKSTISKVADAIAETKREGGSVLAVCGPALIHSGAREALARLVREGYVDMLSAGNGFAVHDLERDVYGTSLGMDTETLDHPRKGHKHHIYTISQVIRAGSIGDAVEQGLVESGVMYECVTNDRPFVLAGSIRDDGPLPDTMTDAVEAQNAIREQAHEADMVLMLSTLLHSVAVGNCLPSSTRVICVDINPATVTQLLDRGSAQAVGMVTDVGTFVPILAEQLLDE